The proteins below are encoded in one region of Mycobacterium pseudokansasii:
- a CDS encoding riboflavin synthase, with translation MFTGIVEELGEVTARETLADAARLTIRGPVVTSDAGHGDSIAVNGVCLTVVEVLPDGRFTADVMAETLNRSSLGNLREGSRVNLERAAALNSRLGGHIVQGHVDGTGEIVARTPSQHWEVVRIEVPATLARYIVEKGSITVDGISLTVSGLGAQPRDWFEVSLIPTTRELTTLGSAPVGTRVNLEVDVLAKYVERLLQAPRTANAARAATTENTA, from the coding sequence ATGTTCACCGGAATTGTCGAGGAACTCGGTGAGGTGACCGCGCGCGAGACCCTCGCCGACGCGGCGCGCCTGACCATCCGCGGCCCCGTCGTCACCTCCGACGCCGGCCATGGCGATTCCATCGCCGTCAACGGCGTCTGCCTGACGGTTGTGGAGGTGCTGCCCGATGGCCGGTTCACCGCCGACGTGATGGCCGAGACGCTCAACCGGTCCAGCCTCGGCAATCTGCGGGAGGGCAGCCGGGTCAATCTGGAGCGAGCCGCCGCACTCAACAGCCGGCTCGGCGGGCACATCGTGCAGGGGCATGTGGACGGGACCGGCGAGATCGTTGCCCGCACACCATCGCAGCATTGGGAAGTGGTGCGGATCGAGGTCCCCGCGACGTTGGCGCGCTACATCGTGGAGAAGGGATCGATCACCGTCGACGGCATTTCGCTGACCGTTTCCGGGCTCGGCGCCCAGCCGCGGGATTGGTTCGAGGTGTCGCTGATTCCGACCACTCGGGAGTTGACCACGCTGGGTTCTGCGCCCGTGGGAACGCGGGTGAACCTCGAGGTCGACGTGCTCGCCAAATATGTCGAACGGTTGCTGCAGGCCCCCCGAACAGCCAACGCGGCACGCGCGGCGACAACTGAGAACACCGCTTAG
- a CDS encoding bifunctional 3,4-dihydroxy-2-butanone-4-phosphate synthase/GTP cyclohydrolase II has product MTRLDSVERAVADIAAGKAIIVIDDEDRENEGDLIFAAEKATPELVAFMVRYTSGYLCVPLDGSICDRLGLLPMFAVNQDKHGTAYTVTVDARQGIGTGISASDRATTMRLLADPASIADDFTRPGHVVPLRAKDGGVLRRPGHTEAAVDLARLAGLQPAGAICEIVSQKDEGAMAQTDELRVFADEHGLAMITIADLIEWRRKHEKHIERIAEARIPTRHGEFRAIGYSSIYEDVEHVALVRGEIAGPNADGDDVLVRVHSECLTGDVFGSRRCDCGPQLDAAMAMVAREGRGVVLYMRGHEGRGIGLMHKLQAYQLQDAGADTVDANLKLGLPADARDYGIGAQILVDLGVRSMRLLTNNPAKRVGLDGYGLHIIERVPLPVRANAENIRYLMTKRDRMGHDLVGLDEFGNFQESVPLPGEFGGAL; this is encoded by the coding sequence ATGACGAGGCTGGATTCCGTCGAGCGAGCCGTTGCCGACATTGCGGCGGGCAAGGCCATCATCGTCATCGATGACGAGGACCGCGAGAACGAGGGCGACCTGATCTTCGCGGCCGAGAAGGCCACTCCGGAGTTGGTGGCCTTCATGGTTCGCTACACCTCTGGCTACCTTTGCGTACCGCTGGACGGCTCGATCTGCGACCGGCTCGGGCTGTTGCCGATGTTTGCGGTCAACCAGGACAAGCACGGCACCGCCTACACCGTCACCGTCGACGCGCGACAAGGTATCGGGACCGGTATTTCGGCGTCCGACCGGGCCACGACCATGCGGTTGCTGGCCGATCCGGCGAGCATCGCCGACGACTTCACCCGCCCCGGTCACGTTGTTCCGTTGCGGGCCAAGGATGGCGGCGTGTTGCGCCGCCCCGGCCACACCGAGGCGGCCGTGGACCTGGCGCGGCTGGCGGGACTGCAACCCGCGGGCGCGATCTGCGAGATCGTCAGCCAAAAAGACGAAGGGGCGATGGCCCAGACCGACGAGTTGCGGGTGTTCGCCGACGAGCACGGTCTGGCGATGATCACCATCGCCGATTTGATCGAGTGGCGCCGCAAGCACGAAAAACATATCGAGCGAATCGCCGAAGCCCGGATCCCGACTCGGCATGGGGAGTTTCGCGCCATCGGTTACTCCAGCATCTATGAGGATGTCGAACACGTGGCGCTGGTGCGCGGCGAGATCGCCGGCCCGAACGCTGACGGCGACGACGTATTGGTCCGGGTGCACTCCGAATGTCTGACCGGCGACGTGTTCGGATCGCGTCGCTGCGACTGCGGACCTCAGCTGGACGCCGCGATGGCGATGGTCGCGCGGGAGGGGCGTGGCGTGGTGCTGTACATGCGCGGCCACGAGGGCCGCGGCATCGGCCTGATGCACAAATTGCAGGCCTACCAATTGCAGGACGCGGGTGCGGACACCGTGGATGCCAATCTCAAGCTCGGTTTGCCTGCCGACGCAAGGGATTACGGCATCGGCGCACAGATCCTGGTCGACCTGGGCGTCCGATCGATGCGGCTGCTGACCAACAACCCGGCCAAACGGGTCGGGCTCGACGGATACGGACTGCACATCATCGAGCGGGTCCCGCTGCCGGTGCGCGCCAATGCGGAAAACATCCGCTACCTGATGACCAAGCGCGACCGGATGGGCCATGACCTGGTCGGGTTGGACGAATTCGGTAATTTCCAGGAATCGGTCCCGCTGCCCGGCGAATTCGGTGGTGCTTTGTGA
- the ribH gene encoding 6,7-dimethyl-8-ribityllumazine synthase, translating to MSGGAGVPDIPALDASGVRLAIVASTWHSQICDALLAGARKVAAGSGIDNPTVVRVLGAIEIPVVAQELARQHDAVVALGVVIRGETPHFDYVCDAVTQGLTRVSLDESTPVANGVLTTNTEEQALDRAGLPTSAEDKGAQATAAALTTALTLRELRVQS from the coding sequence GTGAGCGGTGGGGCCGGCGTCCCGGACATCCCGGCGCTTGACGCGTCCGGCGTGCGGCTGGCGATTGTGGCCAGCACCTGGCATAGCCAAATCTGCGACGCGCTGCTTGCCGGCGCGCGAAAGGTGGCTGCCGGGTCCGGTATCGACAACCCGACGGTGGTGCGAGTACTGGGCGCGATCGAGATTCCGGTAGTGGCACAGGAATTGGCCCGCCAGCACGACGCTGTCGTCGCGCTGGGTGTGGTAATCCGTGGTGAAACACCGCATTTCGACTATGTCTGCGATGCGGTTACCCAAGGGCTTACCCGGGTTTCACTGGACGAGTCGACGCCCGTAGCCAACGGGGTGCTGACCACCAACACCGAGGAGCAGGCCCTGGATCGGGCCGGGCTTCCGACGTCGGCGGAGGACAAGGGCGCGCAAGCGACCGCGGCGGCACTAACCACCGCGCTGACCTTGCGTGAGCTACGTGTTCAGTCGTGA
- a CDS encoding PH domain-containing protein has product MTADRQQDDWDVVLRPYWTPIFACVAAFLIVAVHVAVGMLLKIGTTGVVLRTADQVAMGALGLIFAGAALLLTRPRLRVGPAGLSVRNLLGYKLLAWPDVVGVSFPGGSRWARIDLPDDEYIPVMAIQAVDKERAVAAMDTVRTLLARYRPDLRAP; this is encoded by the coding sequence GTGACGGCGGACCGGCAGCAAGACGACTGGGACGTGGTGTTGCGTCCCTACTGGACGCCGATATTCGCCTGCGTCGCAGCATTCCTGATTGTCGCGGTGCACGTCGCGGTGGGCATGCTGCTGAAGATCGGGACCACCGGCGTGGTCCTGCGGACCGCTGACCAGGTGGCGATGGGCGCGCTGGGGCTGATTTTTGCCGGCGCCGCGCTGCTGTTGACCCGGCCCCGGCTGCGGGTGGGGCCGGCCGGCCTTTCGGTACGTAACCTCTTGGGCTACAAGCTGCTTGCATGGCCGGACGTGGTCGGTGTGTCCTTTCCCGGTGGCAGCCGATGGGCGCGGATCGACTTGCCCGACGACGAGTACATCCCGGTGATGGCGATTCAGGCGGTCGACAAGGAACGCGCCGTGGCCGCCATGGACACCGTACGAACCCTGCTGGCCAGATACCGGCCGGACTTGCGTGCACCCTG